One region of Manis pentadactyla isolate mManPen7 chromosome 9, mManPen7.hap1, whole genome shotgun sequence genomic DNA includes:
- the TATDN3 gene encoding putative deoxyribonuclease TATDN3 isoform X3: MGTEGGGMVDCHCHLSAPDFDGANVMALVVVAEHSGEFGKIMKLSERYNGLVMPCLGVHPVQGVSPEGQRSVTLKDLDVALPIIENYKDQLLAVGEVGLDFSPRFAGTDEQKEEQRQVLIRQIQLAKRLNLPLNVHSRSAGRPTISLLNKQGADKVLLHAFDGRPSVALEGVRAGYFFSIPPSVIRSGQKQKLVKQLPLTSICLETDSPALGPEKQGCHSLFSCILPYLLGGRKLWVRDYLQKSQTVRNEPRNISISAEYIAQVKGIPVEEVIEVTTQNALKLFPKLQHLLQK, encoded by the exons ATGGGGACGGAGGGCGGAGGGATGGTGGACTGTCACTGCCACCTCTCCGCCCCGGACTTTGACGGC GCCAATGTTATGGCTCTTGTGGTGGTTGCTGAACATTCAGGAGAATTTGGAAAGATTATGAAGCTTTCAGAAAG GTATAATGGGTTGGTCATGCCATGCTTGGGTGTTCATCCAGTTCAAGGAGTTTCTCCAGAAGGCCAAAGAAGTGTCACATTAAAA GATTTGGATGTAGCATTGCCCATTATTGAGAATTATAAGGATCAGTTGTTGGCAGTTGGAGAG gTTGGACTTGATTTCTCCCCCAGATTTGCTGGCACTGATGAacaaaaggaagagcaaagaCAAGTCCTAATCAGACAGATCCAATTAGCCAAAAGACTAAATTTGCCTTT AAATGTTCACTCACGCTCAGCTGGAAGACCCACCATCAGCCTCTTGAATAAGCAAG GTGCTGACAAAGTGCTGCTGCATGCGTTCGATGGTCGGCCATCTGTAGCCCTGGAAGGAGTAAGAGCTGGCTACTTCTTCTCAATTCCTCCTTCTGTCATAAGAAGTGGACag AAGCAGAAACTTGTGAAACAGTTGCCTTTAACATCAATTTGCTTAGAAACAGATTCACCTGCACTAGGACCAGAAAAACAG GGTTGTCACTCATTATTTTCATGCATATTGCCCTATCTCCTTGGGGGACGCAAGCTTTGGGTAAGGGActatttgcagaaatctcaaacg GTACGGAATGAGCCCCGAAACATTTCCATTTCAGCAGAATATATTGCCCAGGTGAAAGGGATCCCAGTGGAAGAAGTTATAGAAGTGACAACACAGAATGCATTGAAACTGTTTCCCAAGCTTCAGCACCTGCTCCAGAAGTAG
- the TATDN3 gene encoding putative deoxyribonuclease TATDN3 isoform X5: protein MGTEGGGMVDCHCHLSAPDFDGDLDDVLEKAQKANVMALVVVAEHSGEFGKIMKLSERYNGLVMPCLGVHPVQGVSPEGQRSVTLKDLDVALPIIENYKDQLLAVGEVGLDFSPRFAGTDEQKEEQRQVLIRQIQLAKRLNLPLNVHSRSAGRPTISLLNKQGADKVLLHAFDGRPSVALEGVRAGYFFSIPPSVIRSGQQKLVKQLPLTSICLETDSPALGPEKQVRNEPRNISISAEYIAQVKGIPVEEVIEVTTQNALKLFPKLQHLLQK, encoded by the exons ATGGGGACGGAGGGCGGAGGGATGGTGGACTGTCACTGCCACCTCTCCGCCCCGGACTTTGACGGC GATTTGGATGATGTGTTGGAAAAAGCCCAGAAA GCCAATGTTATGGCTCTTGTGGTGGTTGCTGAACATTCAGGAGAATTTGGAAAGATTATGAAGCTTTCAGAAAG GTATAATGGGTTGGTCATGCCATGCTTGGGTGTTCATCCAGTTCAAGGAGTTTCTCCAGAAGGCCAAAGAAGTGTCACATTAAAA GATTTGGATGTAGCATTGCCCATTATTGAGAATTATAAGGATCAGTTGTTGGCAGTTGGAGAG gTTGGACTTGATTTCTCCCCCAGATTTGCTGGCACTGATGAacaaaaggaagagcaaagaCAAGTCCTAATCAGACAGATCCAATTAGCCAAAAGACTAAATTTGCCTTT AAATGTTCACTCACGCTCAGCTGGAAGACCCACCATCAGCCTCTTGAATAAGCAAG GTGCTGACAAAGTGCTGCTGCATGCGTTCGATGGTCGGCCATCTGTAGCCCTGGAAGGAGTAAGAGCTGGCTACTTCTTCTCAATTCCTCCTTCTGTCATAAGAAGTGGACag CAGAAACTTGTGAAACAGTTGCCTTTAACATCAATTTGCTTAGAAACAGATTCACCTGCACTAGGACCAGAAAAACAG GTACGGAATGAGCCCCGAAACATTTCCATTTCAGCAGAATATATTGCCCAGGTGAAAGGGATCCCAGTGGAAGAAGTTATAGAAGTGACAACACAGAATGCATTGAAACTGTTTCCCAAGCTTCAGCACCTGCTCCAGAAGTAG
- the TATDN3 gene encoding putative deoxyribonuclease TATDN3 isoform X2: MGTEGGGMVDCHCHLSAPDFDGDLDDVLEKAQKANVMALVVVAEHSGEFGKIMKLSERYNGLVMPCLGVHPVQGVSPEGQRSVTLKDLDVALPIIENYKDQLLAVGEVGLDFSPRFAGTDEQKEEQRQVLIRQIQLAKRLNLPLNVHSRSAGRPTISLLNKQGADKVLLHAFDGRPSVALEGVRAGYFFSIPPSVIRSGQQKLVKQLPLTSICLETDSPALGPEKQGCHSLFSCILPYLLGGRKLWVRDYLQKSQTVRNEPRNISISAEYIAQVKGIPVEEVIEVTTQNALKLFPKLQHLLQK; the protein is encoded by the exons ATGGGGACGGAGGGCGGAGGGATGGTGGACTGTCACTGCCACCTCTCCGCCCCGGACTTTGACGGC GATTTGGATGATGTGTTGGAAAAAGCCCAGAAA GCCAATGTTATGGCTCTTGTGGTGGTTGCTGAACATTCAGGAGAATTTGGAAAGATTATGAAGCTTTCAGAAAG GTATAATGGGTTGGTCATGCCATGCTTGGGTGTTCATCCAGTTCAAGGAGTTTCTCCAGAAGGCCAAAGAAGTGTCACATTAAAA GATTTGGATGTAGCATTGCCCATTATTGAGAATTATAAGGATCAGTTGTTGGCAGTTGGAGAG gTTGGACTTGATTTCTCCCCCAGATTTGCTGGCACTGATGAacaaaaggaagagcaaagaCAAGTCCTAATCAGACAGATCCAATTAGCCAAAAGACTAAATTTGCCTTT AAATGTTCACTCACGCTCAGCTGGAAGACCCACCATCAGCCTCTTGAATAAGCAAG GTGCTGACAAAGTGCTGCTGCATGCGTTCGATGGTCGGCCATCTGTAGCCCTGGAAGGAGTAAGAGCTGGCTACTTCTTCTCAATTCCTCCTTCTGTCATAAGAAGTGGACag CAGAAACTTGTGAAACAGTTGCCTTTAACATCAATTTGCTTAGAAACAGATTCACCTGCACTAGGACCAGAAAAACAG GGTTGTCACTCATTATTTTCATGCATATTGCCCTATCTCCTTGGGGGACGCAAGCTTTGGGTAAGGGActatttgcagaaatctcaaacg GTACGGAATGAGCCCCGAAACATTTCCATTTCAGCAGAATATATTGCCCAGGTGAAAGGGATCCCAGTGGAAGAAGTTATAGAAGTGACAACACAGAATGCATTGAAACTGTTTCCCAAGCTTCAGCACCTGCTCCAGAAGTAG
- the TATDN3 gene encoding putative deoxyribonuclease TATDN3 isoform X4: protein MGTEGGGMVDCHCHLSAPDFDGDLDDVLEKAQKANVMALVVVAEHSGEFGKIMKLSERYNGLVMPCLGVHPVQGVSPEGQRSVTLKDLDVALPIIENYKDQLLAVGEVGLDFSPRFAGTDEQKEEQRQVLIRQIQLAKRLNLPLNVHSRSAGRPTISLLNKQGADKVLLHAFDGRPSVALEGVRAGYFFSIPPSVIRSGQKQKLVKQLPLTSICLETDSPALGPEKQVRNEPRNISISAEYIAQVKGIPVEEVIEVTTQNALKLFPKLQHLLQK from the exons ATGGGGACGGAGGGCGGAGGGATGGTGGACTGTCACTGCCACCTCTCCGCCCCGGACTTTGACGGC GATTTGGATGATGTGTTGGAAAAAGCCCAGAAA GCCAATGTTATGGCTCTTGTGGTGGTTGCTGAACATTCAGGAGAATTTGGAAAGATTATGAAGCTTTCAGAAAG GTATAATGGGTTGGTCATGCCATGCTTGGGTGTTCATCCAGTTCAAGGAGTTTCTCCAGAAGGCCAAAGAAGTGTCACATTAAAA GATTTGGATGTAGCATTGCCCATTATTGAGAATTATAAGGATCAGTTGTTGGCAGTTGGAGAG gTTGGACTTGATTTCTCCCCCAGATTTGCTGGCACTGATGAacaaaaggaagagcaaagaCAAGTCCTAATCAGACAGATCCAATTAGCCAAAAGACTAAATTTGCCTTT AAATGTTCACTCACGCTCAGCTGGAAGACCCACCATCAGCCTCTTGAATAAGCAAG GTGCTGACAAAGTGCTGCTGCATGCGTTCGATGGTCGGCCATCTGTAGCCCTGGAAGGAGTAAGAGCTGGCTACTTCTTCTCAATTCCTCCTTCTGTCATAAGAAGTGGACag AAGCAGAAACTTGTGAAACAGTTGCCTTTAACATCAATTTGCTTAGAAACAGATTCACCTGCACTAGGACCAGAAAAACAG GTACGGAATGAGCCCCGAAACATTTCCATTTCAGCAGAATATATTGCCCAGGTGAAAGGGATCCCAGTGGAAGAAGTTATAGAAGTGACAACACAGAATGCATTGAAACTGTTTCCCAAGCTTCAGCACCTGCTCCAGAAGTAG
- the TATDN3 gene encoding putative deoxyribonuclease TATDN3 isoform X1 — protein MGTEGGGMVDCHCHLSAPDFDGDLDDVLEKAQKANVMALVVVAEHSGEFGKIMKLSERYNGLVMPCLGVHPVQGVSPEGQRSVTLKDLDVALPIIENYKDQLLAVGEVGLDFSPRFAGTDEQKEEQRQVLIRQIQLAKRLNLPLNVHSRSAGRPTISLLNKQGADKVLLHAFDGRPSVALEGVRAGYFFSIPPSVIRSGQKQKLVKQLPLTSICLETDSPALGPEKQGCHSLFSCILPYLLGGRKLWVRDYLQKSQTVRNEPRNISISAEYIAQVKGIPVEEVIEVTTQNALKLFPKLQHLLQK, from the exons ATGGGGACGGAGGGCGGAGGGATGGTGGACTGTCACTGCCACCTCTCCGCCCCGGACTTTGACGGC GATTTGGATGATGTGTTGGAAAAAGCCCAGAAA GCCAATGTTATGGCTCTTGTGGTGGTTGCTGAACATTCAGGAGAATTTGGAAAGATTATGAAGCTTTCAGAAAG GTATAATGGGTTGGTCATGCCATGCTTGGGTGTTCATCCAGTTCAAGGAGTTTCTCCAGAAGGCCAAAGAAGTGTCACATTAAAA GATTTGGATGTAGCATTGCCCATTATTGAGAATTATAAGGATCAGTTGTTGGCAGTTGGAGAG gTTGGACTTGATTTCTCCCCCAGATTTGCTGGCACTGATGAacaaaaggaagagcaaagaCAAGTCCTAATCAGACAGATCCAATTAGCCAAAAGACTAAATTTGCCTTT AAATGTTCACTCACGCTCAGCTGGAAGACCCACCATCAGCCTCTTGAATAAGCAAG GTGCTGACAAAGTGCTGCTGCATGCGTTCGATGGTCGGCCATCTGTAGCCCTGGAAGGAGTAAGAGCTGGCTACTTCTTCTCAATTCCTCCTTCTGTCATAAGAAGTGGACag AAGCAGAAACTTGTGAAACAGTTGCCTTTAACATCAATTTGCTTAGAAACAGATTCACCTGCACTAGGACCAGAAAAACAG GGTTGTCACTCATTATTTTCATGCATATTGCCCTATCTCCTTGGGGGACGCAAGCTTTGGGTAAGGGActatttgcagaaatctcaaacg GTACGGAATGAGCCCCGAAACATTTCCATTTCAGCAGAATATATTGCCCAGGTGAAAGGGATCCCAGTGGAAGAAGTTATAGAAGTGACAACACAGAATGCATTGAAACTGTTTCCCAAGCTTCAGCACCTGCTCCAGAAGTAG